The genomic interval CACCAAATGGATCGCGTTTCGGTGATTTGCATCGGAATTTCAACCGGCGGTCCCAAAACGCTGTCTGAAATGATGCCCCAACTGGTTGAATCGATCCGTGTTCCTATTTTGATCGTGCAGCACATGCCGGCATTGTTCACTGCATCGATGGCAAACTCACTCGACCGCCATTGCAAGTTGCCTGTGTGCGAGGCCGCTGATGGAATGCCCCTGCGGAATGGGCATGTCTACTTAGCCCCCGGCGGAAAACAAATGCGGGTCTCACATGCTTTGGGAATTCGCAGGATCGAAGTCAATGATGATGACGCGGTCAATGCCTGTAAACCGAGTGTGGACTATCTGTTCAAGTCATGCGCCGGTGAATTCCGAGACGGAGTCCTGGCAATCATGATGACAGGAATGGGAGATGACGGCTTGATCGGTTGCCAAAGTATCGCAAAACACCACGGGCAGATCTGGGCACAGGACAAGACGAGCTCGACCGTTTTTGGAATGCCACGAGCGGTCATTGATGCTCAATTGGCGACGCAAGTGCTTTGCGTCAATGAGATCGCTGAAGGAATCAACCAAGTCTCGCACTCCTCACACGCTTCGTCATCACTGATTGCCGCAGCGAGGTGCGTCGACACCAACGAAGTCGGATCGCACAGCATTCACCACACGGCGACGATACGATGTCGCACGAACTAGACCCCTCTTTCAATCGTGATGCGCGACGCAGTGACCTGTTGCTGCATCCGACTGAATCACTTACCAATGGGCGTCCAATTGACGGTGCAATTGAACTGTGTGTACGTCTGCATGAATGGTGCGGAGTTTATCTGGAACCCACGAAGACATACCTGATCGAGAATCGACTTCGATCTCTCATGGATGATCTCGGCATCCATGACTACAAGAGTCTGATCGAAATCGCAAGCTCTGGGAGCGGGATGCCGATTCGCAATCGAATCATCGATGCACTGACGACTCACGAGACTCTCTTCTTTCGCGACTCTGCTCCGTTCGAAGTCATTGCCAACCACTTGGTTCCAGGGATTCGTGAGATGAGTCGATTCGGATCGCCACGTTTGAGCGTCTGGACCGCAGCTTGTAGCACCGGGCAAGAATCCTACAGCATTGCCATCCAACTTCTCGAGTCGGTACCAGATATCAAACAATGGAATCTATCCATCCTGGGGACAGATGTTTCGTCGGCAATCATTGAGCGCGCGAGAACGGGCGTCTATTTCGATCATGAAGTCCGTCGGGGTTTGACACCACAGCGATTGCAAAAGTACTTCGTTCAAGAATCAGAGGACTGGAGGATCAACGATTGCGTTCGTGAAATGGTGCATTTCGAGGTGCAAAACATCAACGATTCGACTCAACCACAAGGGCCATTCGATGTCATCTTTTGTCGAAATGTGCTGATCTACTTTTCGGTCGATGACGCAAGGCGGATTCTGCAGAAGATTGCCGGTCGGCTGGCATCCAGTGGCCGACTTTTTTTGGGCAGCAGCGAGGTGCCTCGCAATATCAATGATTTCCTAACGATGGAAAATATTGGCGGGGCAACCTGTTATCGGCGAAAGGAGTGAATCAATCGCTGTGACA from Stieleria varia carries:
- the cheB gene encoding chemotaxis-specific protein-glutamate methyltransferase CheB; its protein translation is MTRKLTAIVVDDSLIFRKVVRDCIVDFPGVEVVDVAKDGRSAIEKILTHRPDVVTLDVEMPGMNGLEVLERLQKEQIHTNVIMVSSQTQSGAATTTKALQIGAFDFILKPDHNDLHENVRELKGQLRTRIELLQRRNHDPVVLPALRSQILPMDRDHAPCGPEHQMDRVSVICIGISTGGPKTLSEMMPQLVESIRVPILIVQHMPALFTASMANSLDRHCKLPVCEAADGMPLRNGHVYLAPGGKQMRVSHALGIRRIEVNDDDAVNACKPSVDYLFKSCAGEFRDGVLAIMMTGMGDDGLIGCQSIAKHHGQIWAQDKTSSTVFGMPRAVIDAQLATQVLCVNEIAEGINQVSHSSHASSSLIAAARCVDTNEVGSHSIHHTATIRCRTN
- a CDS encoding CheR family methyltransferase produces the protein MSHELDPSFNRDARRSDLLLHPTESLTNGRPIDGAIELCVRLHEWCGVYLEPTKTYLIENRLRSLMDDLGIHDYKSLIEIASSGSGMPIRNRIIDALTTHETLFFRDSAPFEVIANHLVPGIREMSRFGSPRLSVWTAACSTGQESYSIAIQLLESVPDIKQWNLSILGTDVSSAIIERARTGVYFDHEVRRGLTPQRLQKYFVQESEDWRINDCVREMVHFEVQNINDSTQPQGPFDVIFCRNVLIYFSVDDARRILQKIAGRLASSGRLFLGSSEVPRNINDFLTMENIGGATCYRRKE